In Sandaracinaceae bacterium, the following proteins share a genomic window:
- a CDS encoding enoyl-CoA hydratase/isomerase family protein gives MRADAFVQLNHEGPLSLVTINRPDKLNALSQEVLADLKEAVTEIRGRAATRAVILTGEGKAFVAGADIAGMRDMNPIAARSFSSFGHQVFTSLEQLPCPVIAAVNGFALGGGCELALACDFIYASERAKFGQPEVGLGVTPGFGGTQRLSRRVGDGMARELLYTGKVIDAAEALRIGLANAVFAPEALLDEARKTAATIATQGPRAVALCKEVMHRGEGRPLADGNALEVDAFGRAFESPEQREGMTAFLDKRKAAFQDR, from the coding sequence ATGCGCGCAGACGCCTTTGTCCAGCTGAACCACGAGGGGCCCCTCAGCCTCGTCACCATCAACCGCCCCGACAAGCTCAACGCGCTCAGCCAAGAGGTGCTCGCCGACCTGAAGGAGGCCGTCACCGAGATCCGAGGGCGCGCCGCGACACGCGCCGTCATCCTCACGGGCGAGGGCAAGGCCTTCGTCGCGGGCGCGGACATCGCGGGCATGCGCGACATGAACCCCATCGCAGCGCGCTCGTTCTCGTCGTTCGGGCATCAGGTCTTCACCTCGCTCGAGCAGCTGCCGTGCCCCGTGATCGCTGCCGTCAACGGCTTCGCGCTGGGCGGAGGCTGCGAGCTCGCGCTGGCGTGCGACTTCATCTATGCGTCCGAGCGGGCCAAGTTCGGGCAACCCGAGGTGGGCTTGGGCGTGACCCCCGGTTTCGGCGGCACACAGCGGCTCAGCCGTCGTGTGGGCGACGGCATGGCGCGCGAGCTGCTCTACACGGGCAAGGTCATCGACGCGGCCGAGGCCCTCCGCATCGGCCTCGCCAACGCCGTGTTCGCGCCCGAGGCGCTGCTGGACGAGGCGCGCAAGACGGCGGCCACCATCGCCACGCAGGGGCCGCGCGCCGTGGCGCTCTGCAAAGAGGTCATGCACCGCGGCGAGGGGCGCCCCTTGGCGGATGGCAACGCGCTCGAAGTGGACGCGTTCGGTCGCGCCTTCGAGTCCCCCGAGCAGCGCGAGGGGATGACCGCCTTCCTCGACAAGCGCAAGGCTGCTTTCCAGGACCGCTGA
- the meaB gene encoding methylmalonyl Co-A mutase-associated GTPase MeaB yields MSPTPVERLANVVEGVRAGRERAIARAMRVIDERGPQHRELLQALAPYAGRARVIGVTGTPGAGKSTLVNELVACARKSGQRVGVVAVDPTSPYTGGAILGDRIRMQRHFLDEGVFIRSLATRGHLGGLSRSAADVITVLDAAGFDLILVETVGVGQDELEIAQLAQTTVVVVTPGLGDDIQAIKAGILEIADVFAVNKSDRDGADAAVADLQQMIALGGVLAHAGSRPAHTGHGHGGVAAIMRPETGGLSERGWEPLIIKTVASRAEGVEDLLRACAAHADALDASGEAARRANERRERRFLTLARELLFEEASLRHAHAFAEALDSARSGEVDAYTAAAALLARAIAPADAGASSEATG; encoded by the coding sequence ATGTCCCCGACCCCCGTCGAGCGGCTCGCGAACGTCGTCGAAGGCGTGCGGGCTGGAAGAGAGCGCGCCATCGCGAGAGCGATGAGGGTCATCGACGAACGCGGTCCGCAGCATCGCGAGCTGCTGCAGGCGTTGGCCCCCTACGCGGGCCGGGCGCGGGTGATCGGCGTCACGGGGACGCCCGGCGCCGGGAAGAGCACCCTCGTCAACGAGCTGGTGGCGTGTGCGCGCAAGTCAGGGCAGCGCGTCGGCGTCGTCGCGGTGGACCCCACCAGCCCCTACACAGGCGGCGCCATCCTGGGTGATCGCATCCGCATGCAGCGGCACTTCCTGGACGAGGGGGTGTTCATCCGCTCACTCGCCACACGTGGGCACCTCGGCGGGCTCTCTCGCTCCGCGGCGGACGTCATCACCGTGCTGGACGCTGCGGGCTTCGACCTGATCCTGGTCGAGACCGTGGGCGTGGGTCAGGACGAGCTGGAGATCGCCCAGCTGGCGCAGACCACCGTCGTGGTGGTCACCCCGGGGCTCGGCGACGACATCCAGGCCATCAAGGCGGGCATCCTCGAGATCGCGGACGTGTTCGCGGTCAACAAGTCGGACCGCGACGGGGCCGACGCGGCGGTCGCGGACCTGCAGCAGATGATCGCGCTCGGCGGCGTGCTGGCCCACGCGGGCTCGCGCCCTGCGCACACGGGTCACGGTCACGGCGGGGTGGCCGCCATCATGCGCCCGGAGACTGGCGGCCTCAGTGAGCGGGGCTGGGAGCCCCTCATCATCAAGACCGTCGCCTCGCGCGCCGAGGGCGTGGAGGACCTGCTGCGCGCTTGCGCGGCGCACGCGGACGCGCTCGACGCGTCGGGCGAAGCCGCGCGCAGGGCCAACGAGCGACGCGAGCGACGCTTCCTGACACTGGCCCGCGAGCTGCTCTTCGAGGAGGCCAGCCTGCGGCACGCGCACGCCTTCGCCGAGGCGCTGGACAGCGCTCGCAGCGGCGAGGTGGACGCGTACACGGCGGCGGCAGCCCTCCTGGCGCGTGCCATTGCTCCGGCCGACGCTGGCGCGAGCTCGGAGGCGACCGGGTGA
- a CDS encoding type VI secretion system tube protein Hcp, which yields MIQKTLFGALAAAIVLTASASASAQAAGVAYFDAGGTAIQGDSQRSGYVGWHDVNVVRHEIVSPRDAASGLPTGRRQHKPIVVRMPVSNGTPGLVAALIANQSLTVQLVTFSSTGETVFTIDLMNASIASYRTAWSENGEAVYEIQLSYQRITYTSRDGSQFTDDWESPVI from the coding sequence ATGATCCAGAAGACCCTGTTCGGAGCGTTGGCTGCGGCCATCGTGCTCACCGCGTCTGCCAGCGCGTCCGCCCAGGCGGCGGGCGTCGCGTACTTCGACGCAGGCGGGACCGCGATCCAAGGGGACTCCCAGCGCAGCGGCTACGTGGGCTGGCACGACGTCAACGTGGTCCGCCACGAGATCGTGAGCCCTCGCGACGCCGCGAGCGGTCTGCCTACGGGCCGGCGGCAGCACAAGCCGATCGTCGTGCGCATGCCCGTGTCGAACGGCACGCCGGGGCTCGTCGCGGCGCTCATCGCGAACCAGTCGCTGACGGTCCAGCTGGTCACGTTCTCGTCGACGGGCGAGACGGTCTTCACCATCGACCTGATGAACGCGAGCATCGCTTCGTATCGGACGGCGTGGTCGGAGAACGGCGAGGCCGTCTACGAGATCCAGCTCTCCTATCAGCGCATCACGTACACCTCACGCGACGGAAGCCAGTTCACCGACGACTGGGAGTCGCCCGTCATCTGA
- a CDS encoding pentapeptide repeat-containing protein produces MRVLRPTAPLLLFALATVAFGCGSSGSSGADGGVDMAALDAGGGTPDGAVGDGGVPGDGSVVGDGGGTDGGGADGGVVGPTCPFTCPAVVVDVHGTDFPDMVLPAMLDLRCADLRDVDLAGMNFSDADLRCARFDGANLEGANFEGANVMSASFRDANLYWAELFGAELQGADFTGADLTGAL; encoded by the coding sequence ATGCGCGTCCTCCGGCCGACGGCACCACTGCTCCTGTTCGCCCTCGCGACCGTCGCGTTCGGGTGCGGGTCGTCGGGGTCCAGCGGCGCTGACGGCGGGGTCGACATGGCCGCGTTGGACGCGGGCGGCGGGACACCAGACGGCGCGGTTGGAGATGGCGGTGTACCCGGCGATGGGAGCGTCGTCGGTGACGGCGGCGGCACCGACGGGGGCGGCGCGGACGGCGGCGTGGTTGGTCCTACGTGCCCGTTCACGTGCCCCGCGGTCGTGGTGGACGTTCACGGCACGGACTTCCCCGACATGGTGCTGCCCGCGATGCTCGACCTGCGCTGCGCCGACCTGCGCGACGTGGACCTCGCGGGGATGAATTTTTCGGACGCCGACCTGCGCTGCGCCCGGTTCGACGGCGCGAACCTCGAGGGCGCGAACTTCGAGGGCGCCAACGTCATGTCCGCGTCGTTCCGCGACGCCAACCTGTACTGGGCCGAGCTCTTCGGTGCCGAGCTCCAGGGAGCCGACTTCACCGGGGCCGACCTCACGGGGGCCCTGTGA
- a CDS encoding S1 RNA-binding domain-containing protein encodes MSDSNSNDSAPTTDNDAAQVDESAAPTQETTAAEAPAPVADDTAAADAASSDEGDAAGEEGDGGDEGDGDGEGDEQAEAGAGEGTEGGGKRKRRRRKKKKAEPDPVKQAAHVPFLRYFEGRSGKAHAFAAGEVVAGRVSKLTDTTIYVDLFGKALAVVDVYEPREVPALPEPEAPAATEGEGASAVEGGEASGAEATTEEANVEAAATDVAQAAAAPATSSDDDNDDDHDPSQEHHDDDHHDDSDDSDDSDDEGTTSVGFLEAMEAAGPPVDLPMMGGIVRGRISSVSESGHIVLVNRIIDRAATKARIAAARDAKQRVRGMVYGFNRGGFDVLVDGVRAFCPARAMSLTEIEDPESYVGQKLDFSLPPLKGGGRSIIVSRRGILEREARKAARERMKQLKVGERLPGKVLSVRDFGVIVDLGGGLDGLVHQSEVSWVRGARMSDVVSPGDEVQVQVLRVQPASRKDRYGKISLSIRACAADPWDDAKDILKEGHFQQGRVVRTTDFGAFVELRPGIEGLLHISELGGKDIKHASQVLQDDELIDVIVERVDKKARRVGLSRLSPADKAAMEAGDYDPSLARSLRTGAHVKVVIERVEHHGMFVQVRGVVGKRGRGYLSNRDLPERTEGTAYKKLAPGMELEVKITGTDRDGQLRCSVKHREFDDERKAVQDYRKEAGRQGLGTFADLLRAKLDGGSDKA; translated from the coding sequence ATGAGCGACTCCAACTCCAACGACTCCGCCCCGACCACCGACAACGACGCGGCCCAGGTCGACGAAAGCGCAGCACCCACGCAGGAGACCACCGCAGCCGAGGCACCTGCGCCGGTCGCAGACGACACGGCAGCCGCCGACGCGGCTTCGTCCGACGAGGGCGATGCTGCGGGCGAAGAAGGCGACGGCGGTGACGAGGGTGACGGCGATGGTGAGGGCGACGAGCAGGCCGAGGCCGGCGCGGGCGAGGGCACCGAGGGAGGCGGGAAGCGCAAGCGTCGTCGCCGCAAGAAGAAGAAGGCCGAGCCGGACCCGGTGAAGCAGGCGGCGCACGTGCCGTTCCTGCGTTACTTCGAGGGCCGCAGCGGCAAGGCGCACGCGTTCGCCGCGGGCGAGGTCGTCGCGGGCCGCGTATCCAAGCTGACCGACACCACCATCTACGTGGATCTGTTCGGCAAGGCGCTAGCGGTGGTGGACGTGTACGAGCCGCGCGAAGTGCCGGCGCTGCCCGAGCCCGAGGCGCCTGCGGCTACGGAAGGCGAGGGCGCCAGCGCTGTCGAGGGCGGCGAGGCCAGCGGCGCGGAAGCCACGACCGAGGAAGCCAACGTGGAAGCCGCCGCGACCGACGTCGCGCAGGCCGCGGCCGCACCCGCGACGTCGAGCGACGACGACAACGACGACGATCACGACCCCTCGCAAGAGCACCACGACGACGATCATCACGACGACTCGGACGACTCGGACGACTCGGACGATGAGGGCACCACCTCGGTGGGCTTCCTCGAGGCCATGGAGGCTGCAGGGCCGCCAGTGGACCTGCCCATGATGGGTGGCATCGTGCGCGGCCGCATCAGCTCCGTGTCCGAGAGCGGCCACATCGTCCTGGTGAACCGCATCATCGATCGCGCGGCGACCAAGGCGCGCATCGCGGCGGCGCGTGACGCCAAGCAGCGCGTCCGTGGCATGGTGTACGGGTTCAACCGTGGCGGCTTCGACGTGCTGGTGGATGGCGTGCGCGCCTTCTGTCCCGCGCGGGCGATGTCGCTCACGGAGATCGAGGACCCCGAGTCCTACGTCGGTCAGAAGCTCGACTTCTCGCTGCCTCCGCTCAAGGGCGGCGGCCGCAGCATCATCGTGTCGCGCCGCGGCATCTTGGAGCGTGAGGCGCGCAAGGCGGCTCGCGAGCGCATGAAGCAGCTGAAGGTGGGCGAGCGCCTGCCCGGCAAGGTGCTCAGCGTGCGCGACTTCGGCGTCATCGTGGACCTGGGCGGCGGGCTGGACGGCCTGGTGCACCAGTCCGAGGTGAGCTGGGTGCGCGGTGCGCGCATGTCGGACGTGGTCTCGCCCGGTGACGAGGTGCAGGTGCAGGTGTTGCGCGTGCAGCCCGCCAGCCGGAAGGACCGCTACGGCAAGATCAGCCTGTCCATCCGCGCCTGCGCGGCGGACCCCTGGGACGACGCCAAGGACATTCTCAAGGAGGGCCACTTCCAGCAGGGCCGCGTGGTGCGTACCACCGACTTTGGCGCCTTCGTGGAGCTGCGTCCTGGCATCGAGGGCCTGCTGCACATCAGCGAGCTGGGCGGCAAGGACATCAAGCACGCGAGCCAGGTGCTGCAGGACGACGAGCTCATCGACGTCATCGTCGAGCGGGTGGACAAGAAGGCGCGGCGCGTCGGCTTGTCGCGGCTCAGCCCGGCCGACAAGGCGGCCATGGAGGCGGGCGACTACGACCCGTCCCTGGCGCGCAGCCTGCGCACCGGCGCCCACGTGAAGGTGGTCATCGAGCGCGTCGAGCACCACGGCATGTTCGTGCAGGTGCGTGGCGTGGTCGGCAAGCGCGGCCGCGGCTACCTGTCCAACCGCGACCTGCCGGAGCGCACGGAGGGCACCGCGTACAAGAAGCTGGCGCCCGGCATGGAGCTCGAGGTGAAGATCACGGGCACCGACCGCGACGGGCAGCTGCGCTGCTCGGTCAAGCACCGTGAGTTCGACGACGAGCGCAAGGCCGTGCAGGACTACCGCAAGGAGGCGGGCCGGCAGGGTCTCGGCACGTTTGCGGACCTGCTGCGCGCGAAGCTGGACGGCGGGTCCGACAAGGCTTAG
- a CDS encoding M23 family metallopeptidase — protein MTEKRDDTPLRPLPSVSTPLLRADVEAAERKRRMLVLVGAGALVAGVAAFILLRPPPADEPAEAPEVVPNYVAPEGLTWSPDGVPPPPEVVEVPTEQAPSTAVESDEAPLHAAATVRSEARFGRARAFRQALENAGLANEDFLAIEAAVREVLDFRRCRSDDRLYFERDGQGRLVRFEYHQSPEEFVVATRASDGTWSGRVQQREIERRRMELGGQVRTTLGEALTRIGLASSLVGVFVEVFDGKMNFSTGVREGDTLRVIVDEERIDGAFLRYSTPVAIEYVSARAGRLRAFYYEPRGQRADWYDEAGRGFRGGWLRTPLQYERISSLFDPQRLHPILRRIVPHNGVDFAAATGTTLWAAADGEITWAGPKGPNGNLVSIRHENGYESHYAHMHRIQRGITVGAQVTQRQVIGSVGTTGRSTGPHLHFGLKHHGRFVDPLPVLNGPGQLLPPGQLAGYRTWVRGIIRRLERIDTGGDPVVREAVPTSATASDEGLD, from the coding sequence ATGACCGAGAAACGCGACGACACCCCGCTGAGGCCACTGCCCAGCGTCTCGACTCCGCTGTTGCGTGCGGACGTCGAGGCCGCCGAGCGCAAGCGGCGCATGCTGGTGCTCGTTGGCGCGGGGGCGCTCGTGGCCGGGGTCGCTGCGTTCATCCTGCTGCGACCGCCACCCGCGGACGAGCCCGCCGAGGCGCCCGAGGTGGTCCCCAACTACGTCGCTCCAGAGGGCTTGACCTGGAGCCCGGACGGCGTGCCGCCACCGCCCGAAGTGGTGGAGGTCCCCACCGAGCAGGCTCCGTCCACGGCGGTGGAGAGCGACGAGGCCCCCCTGCACGCCGCTGCCACCGTGCGCAGCGAGGCGCGCTTCGGCCGCGCCCGCGCCTTCCGCCAAGCCCTCGAGAACGCCGGGCTGGCCAACGAAGACTTCCTTGCCATCGAGGCCGCCGTGCGCGAGGTGCTGGACTTCCGGCGCTGCCGCTCGGACGACCGGCTGTACTTCGAGCGCGACGGCCAAGGACGCCTGGTGCGCTTCGAGTACCACCAGAGCCCCGAGGAGTTCGTGGTCGCGACGCGCGCGTCCGACGGCACCTGGTCGGGTCGCGTGCAGCAGCGCGAGATCGAGCGCCGGCGCATGGAGCTCGGCGGACAGGTCCGCACCACACTCGGCGAGGCCCTGACGCGCATCGGGCTCGCGTCGTCGCTGGTGGGCGTGTTCGTCGAGGTCTTCGACGGAAAGATGAACTTCTCGACGGGCGTGCGCGAGGGCGACACGCTGCGCGTGATCGTCGACGAGGAGCGCATCGACGGAGCGTTCCTACGCTACAGCACCCCGGTCGCCATCGAGTACGTCAGCGCGCGGGCGGGACGGCTGCGCGCCTTCTACTACGAACCCCGCGGCCAGCGCGCGGACTGGTACGACGAAGCCGGGCGTGGCTTCCGTGGAGGCTGGCTGCGGACGCCGCTGCAGTACGAGCGCATCTCGTCGCTGTTCGACCCGCAGCGCCTGCACCCCATCCTGCGGCGCATCGTCCCGCACAACGGCGTGGACTTCGCCGCAGCGACCGGCACCACCCTGTGGGCAGCAGCGGACGGTGAGATCACGTGGGCCGGCCCGAAGGGCCCCAACGGCAACCTCGTCTCCATCCGCCACGAGAACGGCTACGAGTCGCACTACGCCCACATGCACCGCATCCAGCGCGGCATCACCGTGGGCGCCCAGGTCACGCAGCGCCAGGTGATCGGCAGCGTCGGCACCACCGGCCGCTCCACGGGCCCGCACCTGCACTTCGGCCTCAAGCACCACGGCCGCTTCGTGGACCCCCTCCCCGTCCTCAACGGGCCCGGCCAGCTGCTGCCCCCAGGCCAGCTCGCAGGCTACCGCACCTGGGTCCGCGGCATCATCCGACGCCTCGAGCGCATCGACACGGGCGGAGACCCCGTCGTGCGCGAAGCCGTGCCCACGAGCGCCACCGCGAGCGACGAAGGCCTCGACTGA
- a CDS encoding glycosyltransferase family 39 protein, translating to MQSAKQEQGVGYALVALSLSLLVVGLSWSGIWDPWEIDVAEVARSWSEGTGAHVDGSPLGPWLTSLAFESLGVREWSGRLPLALAGLMTLGLVFLLGRLAGGRGVGVLAVVVCATSPLFLLNSRMMLGASPHFALQTLVALACAYAVFAEHRTETSRWVATGAAMVAVGLATWGSGALLGPLPPLLGVCAATLLDPTTRKRVTDVVPFWVVAAGMSALVWQAIRADAPEYSVWLGGGARGGEPPTFEREVERLFHNFAPWSALVIPALGVLLARMSAAGDDDVEESRGPDEEAVALAAATDNEAGAIEPAKDDVAEVASTTAGTTGLLGPSSTVVTPGFTVFLIIWLATSYAVTTLFASRYGSAPLYAVAAVSVAVAITLADLHRSGRSEWLLAALAVLFTALVIRDYAMFPGSPVTGVPGTRPSVPEEGFDARVPWGVVCAVFALGAALTFLGGRPWPEPSIANIRAFARRQWQTGAAAKTWWSLLALLGVGIVVFGVLVFVVPDRLNSLAVRIGRYLLLLPPVLAALLYVVPRAFNVFARRPALRLLPTVFAGLCFGAYFAFGYIPELSRHLSPRDVFETYNALRGPDDVLGEYQVGGRAGSYYTDGEVEPIRDVPGIVRFLTGSDTARTWAVFPSAQLVDVDLQFRRERGEHLFVADARNARIILATNRPIEGRDNQNLLATSVVRELPREPQHVLNVRFGQKIELIGYDLELPGGTTVGPSQSFAVTWYWRALTSNIGGYKIFLHIDGHGQRLNGDHDPVSEHYPVSRWQEGDIVIDRQELDVAANYPPGGYTIWIGFFAGNHRLELRDLGVCSGRVRERCKDSANRLNAGTLHVR from the coding sequence ATGCAGTCGGCAAAACAGGAACAGGGCGTCGGCTACGCGCTCGTCGCGCTCTCGCTCTCGCTGCTCGTCGTGGGGCTCAGCTGGAGCGGCATCTGGGACCCGTGGGAGATCGACGTGGCCGAGGTCGCGCGCAGCTGGTCGGAAGGGACTGGCGCGCACGTGGACGGGTCTCCCCTCGGACCGTGGCTGACGAGCCTCGCCTTCGAGTCGCTCGGCGTGCGCGAGTGGAGCGGACGCCTGCCCCTCGCGCTGGCTGGTCTCATGACCCTGGGGCTGGTGTTCCTGCTGGGGCGCCTCGCAGGGGGGCGCGGCGTCGGCGTACTGGCCGTCGTGGTGTGCGCGACCTCGCCGCTCTTCTTGCTCAACAGCCGCATGATGCTCGGGGCCTCTCCGCACTTCGCGCTGCAGACGCTGGTGGCGCTGGCCTGCGCGTACGCCGTCTTTGCAGAGCATCGCACCGAGACGTCCCGTTGGGTGGCGACCGGCGCCGCGATGGTCGCCGTGGGGCTGGCGACGTGGGGCAGCGGCGCGCTGCTCGGCCCGCTGCCCCCGCTGCTCGGCGTCTGCGCGGCGACCCTGCTGGACCCCACGACACGCAAGCGGGTAACCGACGTCGTGCCCTTCTGGGTCGTGGCCGCGGGCATGAGCGCGCTCGTGTGGCAGGCCATCCGAGCCGACGCACCCGAGTACAGCGTCTGGTTGGGCGGTGGCGCGCGCGGCGGCGAGCCCCCCACCTTCGAGCGCGAGGTCGAGCGTCTGTTCCACAACTTCGCGCCGTGGTCGGCGCTGGTCATCCCCGCGCTCGGTGTTTTGCTCGCGCGCATGAGCGCCGCGGGGGACGACGACGTGGAGGAGAGCCGAGGCCCGGACGAAGAGGCGGTCGCGTTGGCGGCAGCTACGGATAACGAAGCCGGCGCCATCGAGCCTGCCAAGGACGACGTCGCCGAGGTCGCGTCGACGACGGCGGGAACCACGGGTCTGCTGGGGCCGTCGAGCACCGTGGTCACGCCGGGCTTCACGGTGTTCCTGATCATCTGGCTCGCCACTAGCTACGCGGTCACGACGCTCTTCGCCTCCCGCTACGGCAGCGCGCCCCTCTACGCCGTCGCGGCCGTGTCGGTCGCCGTGGCCATCACGCTCGCCGACCTGCATCGCTCGGGGCGCTCAGAGTGGCTCCTCGCGGCGCTGGCCGTGTTGTTCACGGCCCTCGTCATCCGCGACTACGCGATGTTCCCGGGCTCCCCCGTGACGGGCGTGCCTGGGACGCGCCCCAGCGTCCCCGAGGAGGGCTTCGACGCTCGCGTCCCGTGGGGTGTCGTGTGCGCCGTGTTCGCGTTGGGCGCGGCGCTGACGTTCCTCGGCGGACGCCCTTGGCCCGAGCCCTCGATCGCGAACATTCGCGCGTTCGCCCGCCGCCAGTGGCAGACCGGGGCTGCCGCGAAGACGTGGTGGTCCCTCCTGGCGTTGCTCGGGGTCGGCATCGTGGTCTTCGGCGTGTTGGTGTTCGTCGTCCCCGACCGCCTGAACTCGCTCGCGGTGCGTATCGGCCGCTATCTCTTGCTGCTCCCCCCCGTGCTCGCCGCACTGTTGTACGTGGTGCCGCGCGCGTTCAACGTCTTCGCGCGCCGACCCGCGCTGCGCCTGCTGCCCACCGTGTTCGCGGGCCTGTGCTTCGGCGCCTACTTTGCGTTCGGCTACATCCCCGAGCTCAGCCGGCACCTCTCCCCGCGCGACGTGTTCGAGACGTACAACGCGCTGCGTGGTCCCGACGACGTCCTGGGCGAGTACCAAGTGGGCGGTCGCGCGGGCTCGTACTACACGGACGGCGAAGTGGAGCCCATTCGGGACGTGCCGGGCATCGTGCGCTTCCTGACGGGCTCAGACACCGCGCGCACGTGGGCCGTGTTCCCGAGCGCCCAGCTGGTGGACGTCGACCTCCAGTTCCGTCGCGAGCGGGGCGAGCACCTGTTCGTGGCCGACGCGCGCAACGCCCGCATCATCCTCGCCACCAACCGCCCCATCGAGGGGCGCGACAACCAGAACCTGCTGGCCACGTCGGTCGTGCGCGAGCTCCCGCGCGAGCCACAGCACGTGCTCAACGTCCGCTTCGGCCAGAAGATCGAGCTCATCGGCTACGACCTCGAGCTCCCAGGCGGGACCACCGTGGGGCCCTCACAGTCCTTCGCGGTCACCTGGTACTGGCGCGCGCTCACGTCGAACATCGGCGGGTACAAGATCTTCCTGCACATCGACGGACACGGCCAACGCCTGAACGGGGACCACGACCCCGTCAGCGAGCACTACCCCGTCAGCCGCTGGCAGGAGGGCGACATCGTCATCGACCGGCAGGAGCTGGACGTGGCCGCCAACTACCCTCCGGGGGGCTACACCATTTGGATCGGCTTCTTCGCGGGCAACCACCGCCTGGAGCTGCGAGATCTGGGCGTGTGCTCGGGCCGCGTGCGCGAGCGCTGCAAAGACAGCGCGAACCGCCTGAACGCGGGAACGCTCCACGTCCGTTAG
- a CDS encoding polyphosphate polymerase domain-containing protein, producing MPAATPGTPDSPAAWLTHLPSASPSLLAQRSLMQRVDTKFAFHARELESVLTGLGGHYAVVRVGTQPMDRYETTYFDTAELTLFHQHLRDRRPRFKVRVRHYLGRQLSYLEVKRKDASATTQKWRRPLSFGEAELSPESARFLGEVCPVPAHELRATACTNFDRIMLVGTDTLERVTLDLHVDLVAGTRARRLADVVIGEVKQDRQRWQTPVMACLRAHHIRPLSISKYCAATALLIDGARVQRYRPRLRELHRVVSRSESRA from the coding sequence ATGCCCGCTGCCACACCTGGAACGCCCGACTCTCCCGCGGCGTGGCTGACCCACCTACCCAGCGCGAGCCCCTCGCTGCTCGCCCAACGCTCGCTCATGCAGCGTGTGGACACCAAGTTCGCGTTCCATGCGCGGGAGCTCGAGAGCGTCCTCACTGGATTGGGGGGACACTATGCGGTGGTCCGCGTGGGTACGCAGCCGATGGACCGCTACGAGACCACGTACTTCGACACGGCCGAGCTCACGCTCTTCCATCAGCACCTTCGCGATCGAAGACCGCGCTTCAAGGTGCGCGTGCGCCACTACCTTGGACGCCAGCTCAGCTATCTCGAGGTCAAACGCAAGGACGCCTCCGCGACCACCCAGAAGTGGCGCCGTCCGCTCTCGTTCGGCGAGGCCGAGTTGTCGCCCGAGAGCGCCCGCTTCCTCGGCGAGGTGTGCCCCGTCCCAGCGCACGAGCTTCGTGCGACCGCCTGCACCAACTTCGACCGGATCATGCTGGTGGGCACGGACACCCTGGAGCGCGTGACGCTCGACCTGCACGTCGACTTGGTTGCAGGAACCCGCGCGCGCCGCCTCGCAGACGTCGTCATCGGCGAGGTGAAGCAGGACCGGCAGCGCTGGCAGACACCCGTCATGGCGTGCCTGCGCGCTCACCACATCCGTCCCCTGTCCATCAGCAAGTACTGCGCGGCCACCGCGCTGCTGATCGACGGCGCGCGCGTGCAACGCTACCGCCCGCGCCTGCGTGAACTCCACCGTGTCGTTTCGAGGAGCGAGAGCCGTGCTTGA
- a CDS encoding DUF4956 domain-containing protein, whose translation MLDHLGFQSWIDVGDFAKLLSRLVVDVVFTMIVVHGVYRRIYGRNEFPFTYYALNVITFTICFLLRKVPTDLGFALGLFAVFGILRYRTEQVGIRDLTYLFVVIGIAIINATANKKVSVAELGLVNVAIVGMVVVLEFAPAGKREFTRRVIYDNLELLRAADKQALHADLSARLGVHVRRVGVVHADLLRDTAELTVYYVDDPPAPPPADQ comes from the coding sequence GTGCTTGACCACCTGGGCTTCCAAAGCTGGATCGACGTTGGCGACTTCGCCAAGCTGCTGTCCCGACTGGTCGTCGACGTCGTGTTCACGATGATCGTCGTGCACGGCGTCTATCGCCGCATCTACGGGCGGAACGAGTTCCCGTTCACCTACTACGCCCTGAACGTCATCACCTTCACGATCTGCTTTCTGCTGCGCAAGGTGCCCACCGACCTCGGCTTCGCGCTGGGGCTGTTCGCCGTGTTCGGCATCCTGCGCTACCGCACCGAACAGGTGGGCATCCGGGACCTGACCTACCTGTTCGTCGTGATCGGCATCGCCATCATCAACGCGACCGCCAACAAGAAGGTCAGCGTCGCCGAGCTGGGCCTCGTGAACGTCGCCATCGTCGGCATGGTGGTGGTCCTCGAGTTCGCGCCCGCGGGCAAGCGCGAGTTCACACGCCGCGTGATCTACGACAACCTCGAGCTGCTGCGCGCCGCAGACAAGCAGGCGCTGCACGCGGACCTGTCGGCCCGGCTCGGCGTGCACGTCCGGCGCGTGGGGGTGGTCCACGCCGACCTCCTGCGCGACACCGCGGAGCTGACCGTCTACTACGTGGACGACCCCCCTGCTCCCCCACCGGCGGATCAGTAG